In the Devosia sp. SL43 genome, one interval contains:
- a CDS encoding efflux RND transporter permease subunit: MFLTRISVNHPVFATMIMVAIMVFGVYSYQRLPIEQLPDVDFPVVAVVVSYPGASPEAVEADIVEPIENAVNTIAGLDTVQSTAQSGQAMVLMIFNLEASSQEKLQEVRDKIDPIRAVLPDAAGDPRILRFDPSDLPLLSLAVSSSTLSPRDLTALTEDLIATRISNIDGVGSASVVGGVPRQLNIEIDPDRLAAFNISPDAVVNALQAANRDLAAGSITRDSIVQSIQVLGRLEDEQDFYDVTVGNQGGQPVTLRDVATIVDGTGEASSLAILNGERALAIDVLKTQGANTVGVAENIREAIAELQAGELPGGVDIQVVVDNAEPVENSFHAVQNMLIEGALLAVVIVFLFLNSWRSTVITGLTLPISIIGAMIALNFLGFTLNMMTLLALSLAVGILIDDAIVVRENITRHLHMGKSHRQAAFDGTNEIGLAVMATTLSIVAVFLPVAFMDGIMGRFFLQFGVTVSVAVLISLFVAFTLDPMLSSVWYDPAANPKAKRGPIGRAVQQFDRLFEWITNGYRGLIRWSLKFRKTVLLIALLSFVGAIALFPRVGVEFIPVTDNGIFTVSVETPAGSSKEATAAKLRQAENIIRAYPEVERTYSTIGGGLAASGANSGTLTVTMIDKTLRSVTPQAFMPGIRRALEAIPGAEFQVSSASGLGGSSAPVSVTLYGESFSVLDRLSDELVAKLNAIPGLINITSSLDEAQAVVGIRINSDLADNLGVSMAQIVATLGPLISGEDVANWTAQNGQVYSVVVRLPETLRNDVDAIGNLPIAQSGATGSSQMITLSQVAEVVESTGPATINRQDLQRGVTIEAYLEGVELGTVSPQLQQAVDSLNLPTGYRTSFGGDVEQIADTMGAVGSALLLAVIFIYLVLASQFGSFLQPVAIMGSLPLALIGVMVGLLVGGSTLNMFSAIGFIMLMGLVVKNAILLVDNANQHVRDGQNLYEALVEAGATRFRPIIMTTLAMIFGMLPLALNLHAGSGENAPMAHAVIGGLISSTALTLVVVPVLLTYIDSFSAFTRRFLPKAPDDAEHSGAAKERGAAE; the protein is encoded by the coding sequence ATGTTTCTCACCCGCATCAGCGTCAACCATCCGGTGTTTGCGACCATGATCATGGTCGCGATCATGGTCTTCGGCGTCTATTCCTATCAGCGCCTGCCGATCGAGCAGCTGCCCGACGTGGACTTCCCCGTCGTCGCGGTGGTGGTCAGCTATCCGGGGGCCTCGCCCGAGGCAGTCGAGGCGGACATCGTCGAGCCCATCGAGAACGCCGTCAACACCATTGCCGGGCTCGACACCGTCCAGTCCACGGCCCAGTCCGGCCAGGCCATGGTGCTGATGATCTTCAACCTCGAGGCCAGCTCGCAGGAAAAGCTGCAGGAGGTCCGCGACAAGATTGACCCGATCCGCGCGGTGTTGCCCGACGCCGCCGGCGATCCGCGCATCCTGCGCTTCGACCCCAGCGACCTGCCTCTGCTGTCCCTGGCGGTCAGCTCGAGCACCCTGTCGCCGCGCGACCTGACCGCGCTGACCGAGGACCTCATAGCGACGCGCATCTCCAATATCGACGGCGTCGGCAGCGCCTCGGTCGTCGGCGGCGTGCCGCGCCAACTCAACATCGAGATCGATCCCGACCGTTTGGCCGCCTTCAACATCAGCCCGGATGCCGTGGTCAATGCGCTCCAGGCCGCCAATCGCGACCTCGCTGCCGGCTCGATTACCCGCGACAGCATCGTGCAATCCATCCAGGTGCTAGGCCGCCTGGAGGATGAACAGGATTTCTACGACGTAACGGTCGGCAACCAGGGCGGGCAACCCGTCACCCTGCGCGATGTCGCGACCATCGTCGACGGCACCGGCGAAGCGAGCAGCCTGGCCATTCTCAACGGCGAACGGGCTTTGGCGATCGACGTACTCAAGACCCAGGGCGCCAATACGGTTGGGGTGGCAGAAAACATCCGCGAGGCGATTGCCGAGCTGCAGGCCGGAGAACTGCCCGGCGGCGTCGACATTCAGGTCGTTGTCGACAATGCCGAGCCGGTGGAGAACTCATTCCACGCCGTGCAGAATATGCTGATCGAAGGCGCGCTCCTCGCCGTCGTCATCGTGTTCCTGTTCCTGAATTCCTGGCGTTCGACGGTCATCACCGGGCTCACGCTGCCCATCTCGATCATCGGGGCGATGATCGCGCTCAACTTTCTCGGCTTCACCCTCAACATGATGACGCTGCTGGCACTGTCGCTGGCCGTGGGCATCCTGATCGACGACGCTATCGTGGTGCGCGAGAACATCACGCGACACCTGCATATGGGCAAGTCGCACCGGCAGGCTGCGTTCGACGGCACCAACGAAATCGGGCTGGCGGTGATGGCGACGACGCTGTCCATCGTCGCCGTGTTCCTGCCGGTGGCCTTCATGGACGGGATCATGGGGCGATTCTTCCTGCAGTTCGGCGTCACCGTGTCGGTGGCGGTGCTGATCTCGCTGTTTGTCGCCTTCACGCTCGACCCAATGCTATCGAGCGTCTGGTACGACCCGGCAGCCAACCCCAAGGCCAAGCGCGGCCCGATCGGCAGGGCGGTGCAGCAGTTCGATCGCCTGTTCGAGTGGATCACCAATGGCTATCGCGGGCTGATCCGCTGGAGCCTCAAGTTCCGCAAGACCGTGCTGTTGATCGCCCTGCTCTCCTTTGTCGGAGCGATCGCGCTTTTTCCGCGAGTGGGCGTCGAATTCATTCCAGTCACTGACAACGGCATCTTCACCGTATCGGTGGAAACGCCGGCCGGCTCGTCCAAGGAAGCAACGGCCGCCAAGCTGCGGCAGGCGGAGAACATCATCCGCGCCTATCCAGAGGTGGAGCGCACCTATTCGACAATTGGCGGCGGGCTTGCCGCGTCGGGCGCCAATAGCGGCACCCTGACGGTTACCATGATCGACAAGACGTTGCGCAGCGTGACGCCGCAGGCGTTCATGCCCGGCATCCGCCGCGCGCTGGAAGCCATTCCGGGCGCGGAGTTCCAGGTCTCCTCGGCATCAGGTCTGGGCGGGTCGTCGGCACCGGTCTCGGTGACGCTTTATGGCGAAAGCTTCAGTGTCCTCGATCGGCTGTCCGACGAGTTGGTGGCGAAGCTGAATGCCATACCTGGCCTGATCAACATTACGTCGAGCCTCGACGAGGCGCAGGCGGTTGTCGGCATCCGGATCAACAGTGACCTGGCCGACAATCTGGGCGTCTCGATGGCTCAGATCGTCGCAACGCTCGGGCCGCTGATCAGCGGCGAGGATGTCGCCAACTGGACCGCCCAGAATGGTCAGGTCTACTCGGTCGTTGTGCGACTGCCCGAGACCTTGCGTAATGACGTCGACGCGATCGGCAACCTGCCGATTGCCCAATCAGGCGCCACCGGATCGAGCCAGATGATCACGCTCAGCCAGGTGGCCGAGGTGGTGGAAAGCACCGGACCGGCGACGATCAACCGGCAGGATCTGCAGCGCGGCGTCACCATCGAGGCTTATCTCGAAGGGGTCGAGTTGGGCACTGTCTCGCCGCAGCTGCAGCAGGCGGTCGACAGTCTCAACCTGCCAACCGGCTATCGCACGTCCTTCGGCGGTGATGTGGAGCAGATCGCCGATACGATGGGCGCGGTGGGCTCGGCTTTGCTGCTGGCAGTGATCTTCATCTACCTGGTTCTCGCCAGCCAGTTCGGCAGCTTCCTGCAGCCGGTCGCCATCATGGGCTCGCTGCCACTGGCGCTGATCGGCGTAATGGTGGGACTTCTGGTTGGCGGCTCGACGCTCAACATGTTCTCGGCCATCGGCTTCATCATGCTGATGGGCCTGGTGGTGAAGAACGCCATTCTCCTGGTCGACAATGCCAATCAGCACGTCAGGGACGGCCAGAACCTCTACGAGGCGCTGGTCGAGGCCGGCGCAACGCGGTTCCGCCCGATCATCATGACCACGCTGGCCATGATCTTCGGCATGCTGCCGCTGGCATTGAACCTCCATGCCGGCAGCGGCGAGAATGCGCCCATGGCGCATGCGGTGATCGGCGGTCTGATCAGCTCGACAGCATTGACCCTGGTCGTGGTGCCAGTGCTGCTGACCTACATCGACAGCTTCAGCGCCTTCACCCGCCGCTTCCTGCCAAAGGCTCCTGACGACGCGGAGCATTCGGGCGCGGCAAAGGAGCGGGGCGCGGCGGAGTAA
- a CDS encoding Maf family nucleotide pyrophosphatase: protein MASRPDLILASASPRRLALLNQIGIEPEHLVPAHVDETPEKGELPRKLATRLADLKALTAQHKARSAGFGQGAIVLAADTVVAVGRRILPKAETMEEATECLSMLSGRAHRVYTALTVLTASGAKRQRLVETRIRFKRLSTREMEAYLASAEWRDKAGGYAIQGIAGAFVVKLSGSYSAVVGLPLMETAQLLAGEGYPVHFNWLNQSSGV from the coding sequence ATGGCAAGCCGTCCGGATCTGATCCTGGCCTCCGCCTCGCCGCGCCGGCTCGCTCTGCTCAACCAGATCGGCATCGAGCCCGAGCATCTGGTGCCCGCTCATGTCGACGAGACCCCGGAAAAGGGCGAGCTGCCGCGCAAGCTGGCAACGCGCCTGGCCGATCTCAAGGCTCTGACGGCCCAACACAAGGCACGCTCGGCCGGCTTCGGCCAGGGCGCCATCGTGCTGGCCGCCGATACCGTCGTGGCCGTCGGCCGCCGCATCCTGCCCAAGGCCGAAACCATGGAGGAGGCGACCGAATGCCTTTCCATGCTCTCCGGCCGCGCCCACCGGGTCTATACCGCGCTGACGGTCCTCACGGCCTCCGGCGCCAAGCGCCAGCGCCTGGTCGAGACCCGCATTCGCTTCAAGCGCCTCTCCACCCGCGAGATGGAAGCCTATCTGGCCAGCGCCGAATGGCGCGACAAAGCCGGTGGCTACGCCATCCAGGGCATTGCCGGCGCCTTCGTGGTCAAGCTCTCCGGCTCCTATTCCGCCGTTGTAGGCCTGCCGCTGATGGAAACTGCCCAGTTGCTGGCGGGTGAGGGCTACCCGGTCCACTTCAACTGGCTCAACCAGTCGTCCGGCGTCTGA
- a CDS encoding putative bifunctional diguanylate cyclase/phosphodiesterase — protein sequence MVLADSALLLRLQTEVLEAVACGEPLLAIADMLCRRAEELAPDAICSILSVDAEGVLHPLAAPSLPLAYSSAIEGLSIGPCSGSCGTAAFRNEPVIVTDIATDPLWDDYRGLAGPLGLSACWSSPIQSRDGRVVATFAFYFRTPRAPNDLERSIVATCLHLCAIAIEHEQVRERNYRLAYFDALTGLPNRGHFNELLTRHVGMEEPFGLLLVDIDHLKVVNDTVGHVFGDLLIRTVAERIAAADPSLLACRLGGDEFAVLVTDCANERTLKNAATRMLASVRGLIQAGEQTLDPHITIGGALFGPDGIDGASLSQNADFALYHAKEIRRGGYIRFSPGLRTSMLERASMVRSVDSALSEHRMLAHYQPIVRLETAEIVGLEALARMQMPDGRIASAGEFHAALADPRIAWQLTGQMLDQVASDIRNWLDMGMDFQHVGINVTTGDFQRGDLEHRIVDTFERAGVPLKHIILEVNEAVFMGGSDQMVPKAVGALRKRGLLVALDDFGTGFASLTHLLSFPVDVIKIDKSFVDRIGTGHASDVVVGAIIDIARKLDMKIVAEGIETAEQAEALSKLGCTLGQGYLFARPGSVEDTTRLLSMFAQKPTQRPEPSQRLIA from the coding sequence ATGGTTCTGGCCGATAGCGCGCTGCTGCTGCGTCTACAGACCGAGGTACTCGAGGCAGTCGCGTGTGGCGAGCCGCTTCTGGCGATTGCCGATATGCTGTGCCGCCGCGCCGAGGAACTGGCGCCCGATGCGATCTGTTCCATTCTCTCGGTCGATGCCGAAGGCGTGTTGCACCCGCTGGCGGCGCCAAGCCTGCCGCTTGCCTATTCCAGCGCTATTGAAGGTCTTTCCATTGGACCCTGTAGCGGATCATGCGGCACCGCCGCCTTCCGCAACGAACCGGTCATTGTCACCGATATCGCCACCGATCCGCTGTGGGACGACTACCGCGGCCTCGCTGGCCCGCTGGGCCTGTCTGCTTGCTGGTCCAGCCCCATCCAGTCGCGCGATGGCCGCGTCGTGGCGACCTTCGCCTTCTATTTCCGCACGCCGCGCGCCCCCAACGACCTTGAGCGAAGCATCGTGGCAACCTGTCTGCATCTGTGCGCCATTGCCATCGAGCATGAGCAGGTGCGCGAGCGAAACTACCGGCTCGCCTATTTCGATGCGCTGACCGGCCTGCCCAATCGCGGCCATTTCAACGAGTTGCTGACCAGGCATGTGGGTATGGAAGAACCCTTCGGCCTTCTGCTGGTCGATATCGACCACCTCAAGGTGGTCAACGATACGGTTGGCCATGTCTTTGGCGATCTCCTGATCCGCACCGTCGCCGAGCGTATTGCGGCCGCCGATCCATCGCTCCTCGCCTGTCGTCTCGGCGGCGATGAATTCGCCGTGCTGGTGACTGACTGCGCCAATGAGCGCACGCTCAAGAATGCCGCGACGCGCATGCTGGCTTCCGTACGCGGCCTCATCCAGGCCGGCGAGCAGACGCTCGATCCGCATATCACCATTGGCGGCGCCCTGTTCGGCCCCGACGGCATCGATGGCGCCTCGCTCAGCCAGAATGCCGATTTCGCGCTGTACCACGCCAAGGAAATCCGGCGCGGCGGCTATATCCGCTTCAGCCCCGGCCTGCGCACCTCAATGCTTGAGCGCGCCAGCATGGTGCGTAGCGTCGATTCTGCCTTGTCCGAACATCGCATGCTGGCCCACTACCAGCCCATCGTCCGGCTCGAGACTGCCGAGATCGTTGGGCTCGAAGCACTTGCCCGCATGCAGATGCCTGATGGTCGCATTGCCTCGGCTGGCGAGTTCCACGCCGCCCTGGCAGATCCGCGCATCGCCTGGCAGCTCACTGGGCAGATGCTGGATCAGGTGGCGTCGGACATCCGCAACTGGCTCGACATGGGGATGGACTTCCAGCATGTCGGCATCAACGTCACCACCGGTGATTTCCAGCGTGGCGATCTTGAGCACCGCATCGTCGACACGTTCGAGCGCGCCGGCGTGCCGCTGAAGCACATCATCCTCGAAGTCAACGAAGCCGTCTTTATGGGCGGCAGCGATCAGATGGTGCCGAAGGCTGTTGGTGCCCTCCGCAAGAGGGGCCTGCTGGTTGCACTCGACGATTTCGGCACCGGTTTTGCTTCGCTCACCCACCTGCTAAGTTTTCCGGTCGATGTGATCAAGATCGACAAGTCCTTCGTCGATCGCATCGGCACCGGCCATGCCAGCGACGTCGTCGTCGGCGCCATCATCGACATCGCCCGCAAGCTCGATATGAAGATCGTCGCCGAGGGCATCGAGACGGCGGAGCAGGCCGAAGCGCTGAGCAAGCTGGGTTGCACGCTCGGGCAGGGCTACCTCTTCGCCCGCCCTGGCTCGGTCGAGGACACGACGCGGCTCCTGTCCATGTTCGCCCAGAAGCCCACCCAACGGCCCGAGCCATCCCAACGCCTTATCGCCTGA
- the infA gene encoding translation initiation factor IF-1, translated as MAKEEVLEFPGVVVELLPNATFRVKLENEHEIIAHTAGRMRKNRIRVLAGDKVLCEMTPYDLTKGRITYRFK; from the coding sequence ATGGCTAAGGAAGAAGTGCTCGAATTCCCGGGCGTGGTCGTCGAATTGCTTCCCAACGCGACCTTTCGGGTCAAGCTGGAGAACGAACATGAGATCATCGCCCACACCGCCGGTCGCATGCGCAAGAATCGCATCCGTGTCCTGGCTGGCGACAAGGTCCTGTGCGAAATGACGCCCTACGACCTGACCAAGGGTCGCATCACCTACCGCTTCAAGTGA
- a CDS encoding efflux RND transporter periplasmic adaptor subunit has translation MSTAHEKPDWAQSRREKRNAERVAQGLKPKRRIGPWIVLALVIAGVVAFVFLRPSAAPTEQPAEAETAIIRQIRQSETLTIAPTTLRETVKVTGTLIPSQRSDVSSQASGRVMAVMVRPGDTVREGDVLAQIDRATLELQLNQQRATANATRAQLQSSQQQLERTEQLAVQGNASPSTLEQARSAAAALQAQVDALDSAVETAELALANATVKSPLAGIISSRSVEPGQTIQAGTALFTVVNLGKMEFEAAASVNSSARVIAGQSAVVTVTGLDGQEFAGTVSRVNPVALAGTRTVPIYIDLQNAENHLRGGMFATGQITVSEQTDALAVPAAALREDAEGQFVLKLDGDVFVRQAVETVREWARGSMIEVTGLAAGDVVVSAPLDELQPGEAYTLVEG, from the coding sequence ATGAGCACTGCACACGAAAAGCCTGACTGGGCGCAGAGCCGGCGCGAAAAGCGCAATGCAGAGCGGGTGGCGCAGGGTCTGAAGCCGAAGCGTCGCATCGGCCCCTGGATCGTCCTGGCACTGGTCATCGCAGGCGTGGTGGCGTTCGTCTTCCTGCGGCCGAGCGCAGCGCCAACTGAGCAGCCGGCAGAGGCGGAAACCGCCATTATCAGGCAAATCCGCCAGTCAGAAACTTTGACGATCGCGCCAACCACCCTGCGGGAAACCGTCAAGGTTACGGGTACGCTCATACCGAGCCAGCGTTCCGATGTGTCGTCACAGGCTTCCGGTCGCGTGATGGCGGTGATGGTCCGCCCGGGCGATACGGTTCGGGAGGGTGATGTGCTCGCCCAGATCGACCGGGCGACGCTGGAACTGCAGCTCAATCAGCAGCGCGCCACCGCCAATGCCACCCGGGCGCAGCTTCAATCCTCCCAGCAACAGCTCGAACGCACCGAACAGCTGGCGGTCCAGGGCAATGCCAGCCCCTCGACGCTGGAACAGGCGCGCTCGGCAGCGGCGGCGCTTCAAGCCCAAGTCGATGCGCTCGATAGCGCGGTCGAGACTGCGGAACTGGCGCTGGCCAATGCCACTGTGAAGTCGCCATTGGCCGGCATCATATCATCGCGCTCGGTCGAGCCCGGACAGACCATCCAGGCCGGAACGGCGCTCTTTACCGTGGTCAATCTTGGGAAGATGGAGTTCGAGGCTGCGGCTTCGGTCAATTCCAGCGCCAGGGTGATCGCCGGGCAGAGTGCGGTTGTGACCGTCACCGGTCTCGATGGGCAGGAATTTGCCGGAACGGTGAGCCGCGTCAACCCGGTGGCCCTCGCCGGAACGCGGACCGTGCCGATCTATATCGACCTTCAAAATGCCGAGAACCACCTGCGCGGCGGCATGTTCGCGACGGGGCAGATCACGGTCAGCGAACAGACCGACGCCCTGGCTGTCCCGGCAGCAGCGCTGCGCGAGGACGCGGAGGGTCAATTTGTGCTCAAGCTCGACGGCGATGTGTTTGTTCGACAAGCGGTCGAGACCGTCCGCGAATGGGCACGCGGCAGCATGATCGAGGTCACCGGCCTTGCAGCGGGGGATGTCGTCGTATCGGCCCCGCTCGATGAGCTGCAACCCGGCGAAGCCTATACGCTGGTGGAGGGCTAA
- the yacG gene encoding DNA gyrase inhibitor YacG has product MPAAKKCPICSKPTVEAYKPFCSKRCADVDLNRWLTGSYVIPARDDEPSAENDDSIPDHNEDDNI; this is encoded by the coding sequence ATGCCTGCTGCAAAAAAGTGCCCCATCTGCAGCAAGCCGACAGTCGAAGCCTACAAGCCCTTCTGCTCCAAGCGTTGCGCCGATGTCGACCTCAACCGCTGGCTGACCGGCAGCTACGTCATCCCGGCCCGCGATGATGAGCCATCGGCGGAGAACGACGATTCTATCCCCGACCACAACGAAGACGATAATATCTAA
- a CDS encoding GbsR/MarR family transcriptional regulator, whose protein sequence is MSATKRFVEEFGLISQEGGDSRISGRIMGLLVVAGHELSLSQISERLGVSRASVSTNARQLARRGAIRLTAHAGDRQDYYQLSNLSYVDVIGEIAGRFKRHARTIQSCVVEMRDEDAKAAERAAGMQEFFEKSAEILDDWANSLRTGGTMRKDAK, encoded by the coding sequence ATGTCTGCAACCAAGCGGTTCGTCGAGGAATTCGGACTGATCTCCCAGGAAGGCGGCGATTCTCGCATTTCCGGGCGGATAATGGGCCTGCTTGTCGTGGCTGGACATGAGCTGAGCCTCAGCCAGATCAGCGAGCGCCTGGGTGTCAGCCGGGCCAGCGTCAGCACCAATGCGCGTCAGCTGGCGCGACGCGGCGCGATCAGGCTCACGGCGCATGCGGGAGACCGACAGGACTATTACCAGCTGTCCAACCTCTCTTATGTCGATGTGATCGGAGAAATCGCCGGGCGCTTCAAGCGACATGCCAGGACCATACAATCCTGTGTCGTGGAGATGCGGGATGAGGATGCCAAGGCCGCTGAGCGGGCCGCCGGCATGCAGGAATTCTTCGAAAAGTCGGCCGAAATTCTGGACGATTGGGCCAATTCCCTCCGCACGGGCGGGACGATGCGAAAGGACGCCAAATGA
- a CDS encoding SDR family NAD(P)-dependent oxidoreductase, translating to MNQIDLHGQTAVITGGAQGLGFAMAKRLIESGAKVSLWDTNADMLAHATAALGAAASSQVVDITDYPGLVGAHAQVEKHIGPVSILVNSAGIAGTNASLEDYDPDEWRRVVEVNLNGTFYVNKAVITGMKARNYGRIVNISSVAGKEGNPNLSAYSAAKAGVIGLTKSLGKELAKFDIAVNAITPATAKTRILDTLTPEFIEYMLVRIPRGRFLEVDEAAAMVAWLVSKDNSFTTASVFDLSGGRTTY from the coding sequence ATGAACCAGATCGATCTTCACGGCCAGACCGCTGTCATTACGGGTGGGGCCCAGGGCCTAGGATTTGCCATGGCCAAGCGCTTGATCGAGAGCGGCGCCAAGGTCAGCCTATGGGACACCAATGCCGATATGCTGGCGCATGCGACGGCCGCGCTTGGCGCAGCCGCGTCCAGCCAGGTGGTCGATATTACCGACTATCCCGGACTCGTTGGCGCACATGCCCAGGTCGAAAAGCACATCGGCCCGGTCTCCATCCTGGTCAATTCGGCAGGCATTGCTGGCACCAATGCAAGCCTGGAAGACTATGACCCGGACGAGTGGCGCCGTGTCGTCGAGGTCAATCTCAACGGCACCTTCTATGTCAACAAGGCCGTCATAACGGGCATGAAGGCCCGCAATTACGGGCGCATCGTCAACATCTCCTCGGTTGCCGGCAAGGAGGGCAATCCCAACCTCTCGGCCTATTCCGCCGCCAAGGCCGGTGTCATCGGGCTCACCAAGTCGCTGGGCAAGGAGCTGGCCAAGTTCGACATCGCGGTCAACGCCATTACCCCGGCCACCGCCAAGACGCGCATCCTCGATACACTCACGCCCGAGTTCATCGAATACATGCTGGTCCGCATCCCCCGCGGTCGCTTCCTCGAGGTCGACGAAGCCGCCGCAATGGTGGCCTGGCTGGTCAGCAAGGACAACAGCTTCACCACCGCCAGCGTGTTCGATCTCTCGGGCGGGCGGACGACCTACTAG
- a CDS encoding Bug family tripartite tricarboxylate transporter substrate binding protein yields the protein MNKLLLAALISGAMAVPAFAADYSIMAPAAPGGGWDQTARSMQEALQADGISGNVQVTNVPGAGGTIGLAQFVNESTGNPDALIVGGYVMVGAILTNASPVTLDMVTPIARLTGEAIAIVVPAASDIQTLDDLVAKLKAEPGAVAWAGGSAGGADHITAGLIAKAVGADPTAVNYIAYSGGGEALAAVLGGQVTVGISGYSEFASQIEAGELRILAVSTDTRVPGVEAPTLMEAGVDVAVQNWRMVAAAPGITDEQKAAINADIEKMVNSAAWKTTLETKGWVNTYLAGDAFTAQLAADTEATAAILKEIGLVQ from the coding sequence ATGAACAAGCTGCTCTTGGCCGCGCTGATTTCTGGCGCAATGGCCGTCCCCGCTTTCGCTGCCGACTACTCCATCATGGCCCCTGCTGCCCCCGGCGGCGGCTGGGACCAGACTGCCCGCTCCATGCAGGAAGCCCTCCAGGCCGATGGCATTTCGGGCAATGTGCAGGTCACCAACGTTCCCGGCGCCGGTGGCACCATCGGCCTGGCTCAATTCGTCAACGAATCGACTGGCAATCCTGATGCCCTGATCGTCGGCGGCTATGTGATGGTCGGCGCCATCCTGACCAACGCTTCGCCCGTCACCCTCGACATGGTCACCCCGATCGCCCGCCTTACCGGCGAAGCCATCGCCATCGTCGTTCCTGCCGCTTCCGACATCCAGACGCTCGACGACCTCGTCGCTAAGCTCAAGGCTGAGCCTGGTGCTGTCGCCTGGGCCGGTGGTTCGGCCGGTGGCGCCGATCACATCACGGCTGGCCTCATCGCCAAGGCCGTCGGTGCCGATCCGACCGCCGTCAACTACATCGCCTATTCGGGCGGTGGTGAAGCTCTGGCTGCCGTGCTCGGTGGCCAGGTGACCGTCGGCATTTCCGGCTACAGCGAATTCGCTTCGCAGATCGAAGCCGGTGAACTGCGCATTCTCGCCGTCTCCACCGACACCCGCGTCCCCGGCGTCGAAGCCCCGACCCTGATGGAAGCCGGCGTCGATGTTGCCGTGCAGAACTGGCGCATGGTCGCCGCTGCCCCCGGCATCACCGACGAGCAGAAGGCCGCCATCAACGCCGACATCGAAAAGATGGTCAACTCGGCCGCCTGGAAGACCACGCTTGAGACCAAGGGTTGGGTCAATACCTACCTGGCCGGCGATGCCTTCACCGCCCAGCTTGCCGCCGATACCGAGGCGACCGCCGCCATCCTGAAAGAAATCGGGCTGGTGCAGTGA
- a CDS encoding UPF0262 family protein: MSISMGTEAKAANTDRLVTVTLDPNTITSINPDEVHEWRIAIYDLLEDNSFRPARVKATGPYALHMSIVGNSIVLDVRNPETFQPIAAHYLSLTPFRRLIRDYFRIRDAYYEAIRSAQPFQIETVDMARRGMHNEAAELLRTRLDNKIIIDLNTARRLFTLICAVQPYASRIDEATSELPSVLFVCSMNSVRSPIAAALARQAFPGRIIARSVGVNGGKADQFVHAVMEEIGIDMSVHTPHILDELVANRFDLVITLSDDAPEAVSRKGLEAGAVEHWKTPDPSLVEGNRELVLSAYRELRDSLRKKVRARLEPLVSGGSQIH; the protein is encoded by the coding sequence TTGAGCATCTCGATGGGGACAGAGGCCAAGGCGGCCAACACCGATCGACTGGTCACCGTTACGCTCGACCCCAATACCATCACCTCGATCAATCCTGACGAGGTGCATGAATGGCGCATCGCCATCTACGACCTGCTCGAGGACAACAGCTTCCGCCCGGCCCGCGTCAAGGCCACCGGGCCTTATGCGCTCCACATGTCCATCGTCGGCAATTCGATCGTGCTCGATGTGCGCAATCCCGAGACCTTCCAGCCCATCGCCGCGCACTACCTGTCGCTGACCCCATTCCGCCGCCTCATCCGCGACTATTTCCGCATCCGCGACGCCTATTACGAGGCCATCCGCTCGGCCCAGCCGTTCCAGATCGAAACCGTCGATATGGCCCGCCGCGGCATGCACAACGAGGCGGCCGAACTGCTGCGCACCCGGCTGGACAACAAGATCATCATCGATCTCAACACTGCCCGGCGCCTCTTCACGCTCATCTGCGCCGTGCAGCCCTATGCCTCACGTATCGACGAGGCGACCAGCGAACTGCCCTCCGTCCTCTTCGTCTGCTCGATGAATTCGGTTCGCTCGCCCATCGCCGCTGCCCTTGCCCGCCAGGCCTTTCCCGGCCGCATCATCGCCCGCTCGGTCGGGGTCAATGGAGGCAAGGCCGATCAGTTTGTGCATGCTGTGATGGAAGAGATCGGCATTGATATGAGCGTCCATACGCCCCATATCCTCGATGAACTCGTCGCCAACCGGTTCGATCTCGTCATCACCCTCTCCGATGACGCGCCCGAAGCGGTCAGCCGCAAGGGCCTCGAGGCCGGTGCGGTCGAGCATTGGAAGACTCCTGATCCGTCCCTGGTCGAAGGCAATCGCGAGCTCGTCTTGAGCGCCTATCGCGAGCTGCGCGACAGTCTCAGGAAGAAGGTTCGGGCCCGTCTGGAACCACTGGTTTCCGGTGGTTCACAAATCCATTGA